The following proteins come from a genomic window of Trifolium pratense cultivar HEN17-A07 linkage group LG4, ARS_RC_1.1, whole genome shotgun sequence:
- the LOC123922379 gene encoding LOB domain-containing protein 11-like, with translation MDQFYHEVACAACSRLRRRCINACIMRPYFPPGDDLNFINVHFTFTNNNVERWITLRETEEQKRDLVRALKWEAGQRLFNPIEGSYAVCMRQRQRITELNAQVQFLLMMVDHFNQQQ, from the coding sequence aTGGATCAATTCTATCATGAAGTGGCTTGCGCAGCATGTTCACGACTGAGGAGGCGTTGCATTAATGCTTGCATTATGCGTCCATACTTCCCACCTGGGGATGATTTGAACTTTATCAACGTGCATTTCACGTTTACCAACAATAATGTGGAGAGATGGATAACACTGAGGGAGACTGAAGAGCAGAAACGGGACCTGGTAAGGGCACTGAAATGGGAAGCTGGCCAGCGCCTCTTCAACCCAATCGAAGGAAGTTACGCGGTGTGCATGAGGCAGCGCCAGCGAATTACAGAATTGAATGCTCAGGTGCAATTTCTGTTGATGATGGTTGACCATTTTAACCAGCAACAATAG
- the LOC123922378 gene encoding uncharacterized protein LOC123922378, giving the protein MPSTRTSEEPLQQPIPEIERFIHFKRRIRELQNLLPMANNARPLRDYAVPSEEEPHSSIAPPNIEARNFELKPALLQIVQQNQFSGSPTEDPNLHLSVFVQYADTIKANGVEPEAIRLRLFPFSLRDRARAWLQALPSNSITTWNELKKQFLARYFPPSKTAMLRAQINGFRQKDGESLFEAWERYKDMMRLCPHHGLEQWLIIHTFYNGLLYNTRLTIDAAAGGALMDKPYQEATQLIENMAQNHYQWGSERAAMEKSQTKGGIYEVSGIDHVNAKVEALTQKFESLTLPTTSTVAAIQPNCEVCGIPGHVPSDCSILAGLDQVHYAALSNNYNPGYKNHPNLSYMNNNTLNPTQAPPGYQKQGAQPAAPYPPRKSNFDIMMEKFLNQNIHTNELVKQLATKVDALATHNKMLETQISQVAQQQATIAAPAGTFPGQPEPNPKGHANAIHAIITRSGKELQGPPDSGVKNSESAKITNKEAESSEPPKEPEKESENPQLGDKEGTTKKLTPAAPPVYKTPIPFPQRLAKTKTEGHFKKFVELLKQLNITIPFSEAITQMPTYSKFLKEILSNKRKLDEDSTVALTEECNAKTSREHQRRINPILSEVVKKEVLKLLDAGIIYQISDSKWVSPVHVVPKKGGLTVVKNEKGEFVPKRVESGYRMCIDYRKLNKATRKDHFPLPFIDQMLERLAKHSYFCYLDGYSGFFQIPIHPDDQEKTTFTCPVGTFAYRRMPFGLCNAPATFQRCMMAIFADFINNIMEVFMDDFSVYGESFEGCLANLELVLQRCVKVNLVLNWEKCHFMVREGLVLGHIVSNRGIEVDKAKIEVIENLQPPKTIRDIRSFLGHAGFYRRFIKDFSKITKPLTGLLMKDAEFIFDDKCMEAFQHLKQALISAPIMQPPDWSEPFEIMCDASDYAVGAVLGQRKDKKLHAIYYASRTLDAAQLNYATTEKELLAVVFAIDKFRSYLVGSKIIIYTDHAAIRYLMSKKDAKPRLLRWILLLQEFDLEIKDKKGIENTVADHLSRIDDIREEHTPINDDFPSRDEKIDTILVQTTAPWYADYVNYIAAGIMPPELSYQQKKKFFHDVKQFYWDEPLLFKRGADGIFRRCVPEEETSGQVEISNREIKTILEKTVSTSRKDWATKLDDALWAYRTAYKTPIGTTPFKLIYGKSCHLPVELEHRAYWAIKNLNTDYQAAGAKRMLELNELDELRLDAYENAKIYKERTKKWHDGHILRKEFKEGELVLLFNSRLRLFPGKLRSRWSGPFKITKVFKNGAVEIKSKSNATFIVNGQRLKHYYFPNDGDHYSSLKLDDLPPET; this is encoded by the exons ATGCCCAGTACTCGTACCTCCGAGGAACCATTACAACAACCTATACCCGAAATAGAacgttttattcattttaaacgTCGAATCCGCGAACTTCAAAACCTCTTACCTATGGCTAACAACGCACGTCCTCTTAGGGACTACGCCGTTCCTTCCGAAGAAGAACCGCATTCGAGCATCGCGCCCCCTAACATCGAAGCAAGAAACTTCGAGTTGAAACCCGCTTTGTTGCAAATCGTGCAACAAAACCAGTTCTCTGGTTCCCCTACGGAGGATCCCAACCTCCATTTATCAGTGTTTGTGCAGTACGCAGACACGATCAAAGCCAATGGTGTCGAACCCGAAGCAATACGACTCCGTCTTTTCCCGTTCTCTTTAAGAGACAGAGCTAGAGCTTGGCTCCAAGCTCTACCTTCGAACTCCATCACTACATGGAACGAACTGAAGAAGCAATTCTTGGCTAGATATTTCCCGCCAAGTAAGACAGCTATGCTAAGAGCCCAAATCAACGGATTTAGGCAAAAAGATGGAGAATCACTCTTCGAAGCTTGGGAAAGATACAAGGATATGATGAGACTCTGTCCACACCACGGTTTAGAACAATGGCTCATAATCCATACCTTCTATAACGGGCTGCTTTATAACACAAGACTAACCATAGATGCAGCCGCCGGTGGAGCACTGATGGATAAACCATACCAAGAAGCCACCCAGCTTATAGAAAACATGGCCCAAAACCATTATCAATGGGGAAGCGAACGCGCTGCTATGGAGAAATCCCAAACAAAAGGCGGTATATACGAAGTAAGTGGCATAGACCATGTCAACGCCAAAGTAGAAGCCCTTACTCAAAAGTTTGAGAGTTTAACCCTGCCAACCACATCCACCGTAGCTGCAATCCAACCAAATTGCGAAGTATGTGGAATCCCTGGTCACGTACCATCTGATTGTTCTATATTAGCCGGACTCGACCAAGTGCATTATGCCGCTCTGTCCAATAACTATAATCCTGGCTATAAGAACCATCCTAACTTATCTTATATGAACAATAATACACTCAATCCTACTCAAGCACCTCCAGGTTACCAAAAGCAAGGAGCACAACCAGCCGCACCTTATCCACCAAGGAAGTCTAACTTCGATATTATGATGGAAAAATTCTTAAACCAAAACATTCACACTAATGAATTGGTAAAACAATTAGCAACTAAGGTAGATGCCCTAGCCACCCATAACAAAATGCTAGAAACACAGATTTCCCAGGTGGCACAACAACAAGCAACTATTGCCGCCCCAGCTGGCACATTTCCAGGACAACCCGAGCCTAACCCAAAAGGGCATGCGAATGCCATACATGCTATAATCACAAGAAGTGGAAAGGAGTTGCAAGGACCACCTGATTCTGGAGTAAAAAACTCAGAAAGCGCTAAGATAACCAACAAGGAAGCCGAGAGTAGTGAACCACCAAAAGAGCCTGAGAAAGAATCCGAAAATCCCCAATTAGGAGATAAGGAGGGGACAACTAAAAAGCTTACACCTGCTGCACCACCTGTTTACAAAACACCTATCCCTTTTCCTCAAAGATTAGCTAAGACTAAAACTGAAGGACATTTTAAGAAATTTGTAGAACTTCTGAAGCAACTAAACATAACCATACCTTTCTCAGAAGCAATAACGCAAATGCCAACATACTCAAAATTTCTTAAAGAAATTCTATCAAACAAGAGGAAATTAGATGAGGATAGTACAGTCGCACTTACCGAAGAATGCA ATGCAAAGACTTCGAGAGAACACCAAAGAAGGATAAACCCTATCTTAAGCGAAGTAGTTAAGAAAGAAGTGCTGAAACTCTTAGACGCAGGcataatatatcaaatatctGATAGTAAGTGGGTCAGCCCTGTTCATGTAGTACCAAAGAAGGGAGGACTAACAGTTGTCAAAAACGAGAAGGGAGAATTTGTACCTAAGCGAGTGGAATCAGGATATAGAATGTGTATCGACTATAGAAAATTAAACAAAGCCACTCGGAAAGATCATTTTCCTTTACCGTTCATTGACCAAATGCTCGAGCGTCTAGCTAAACACTCctatttttgttatttagaCGGATACTCTGGATTTTTCCAAATCCCGATACACCCCGACGACCAAGAAAAGACCACCTTCACATGCCCTGTAGGTACCTTTGCCTATAGACGTATGCCTTTTGGATTATGTAACGCCCCTGCAACCTTCCAACGATGTATGATGGCGATATTCGCAGATTTTATAAACAATATCATGGAAGTATTCATGGATGATTTTTCTGTGTATGGGGAAAGTTTTGAAGGATGTCTCGCTAATTTAGAATTGGTATTACAAAGATGTGTTAAAGTCAACCTAGTACTCAATTGGGAGAAATGTCATTTCATGGTTCGTGAAGGACTAGTCTTAGGACATATAGTTTCTAATAGAGGAATAGAAGTGGACAAAGCTAAAATTGAAGTAATAGAAAACCTTCAACCTCCAAAAACCATTAGGGACATAAGAAGTTTCTTAGGACACGCAGGTTTTTATCGTAGATTCATAAAAGACTTCTCTAAAATAACTAAACCCTTAACAGGCCTTTTAATGAAAGACGCCGAATTCATCTTCGACGACAAATGTATGGAAGCATTCCAACACCTCAAGCAAGCCTTGATTTCCGCACCTATAATGCAACCTCCTGATTGGAGTGAACCATTCGAGATTATGTGTGACGCCAGCGATTACGCCGTAGGAGCCGTTCTAGGACAAAGAAAGGATAAAAAGCTACACGCTATCTACTATGCAAGTAGAACTCTAGACGCGGCACAACTAAACTATGCTACCACCGAAAAAGAACTCTTAGCTGTCGTATTTGCAATCGACAAATTCCGCTCATATTTGGTAGGATCTAAAATCATCATTTACACCGATCACGCAGCAATCCGATATCTTATGAGTAAGAAAGATGCAAAACCAAGACTTCTAAGATGGATATTGCTGCTACAAGAGTTCGACCTAGAAATCAAAGACAAGAAAGGCATAGAAAATACGGTAGCTGACCACCTGTCTAGAATAGATGATATTAGGGAAGAACATACCCCAATTAACGATGACTTCCCTT CTCGCGATGAGAAAATAGATACCATTCTAGTCCAAACTACAGCCCCCTGGTACGCTGATTATGTTAACTACATAGCTGCCGGAATAATGCCACCTGAATTATCttatcaacaaaagaagaaatttttcCATGATGTTAAACAATTTTACTGGGACGAGCCCCTTTTATTTAAAAGAGGCGCCGACGGAATTTTTCGTCGATGCGTCCCGGAAGAAG AAACAAGTGGCCAAGTAGAGATCTCTAATAGAGAAATCAAAACAATCCTAGAAAAAACCGTATCCACTTCTAGAAAGGATTGGGCCACCAAACTGGATGATGCACTTTGGGCATATCGAACCGCCTATAAGACACCCATAGGGACAACTCCATTTAAACTCATCTACGGAAAATCTTGCCATTTGCCGGTAGAATTAGAACATAGAGCCTATTGGGCAATTAAAAATCTTAACACGGACTATCAGGCTGCCGGAGCAAAAAGAATGCTAGAACTAAACGAGCTAGATGAACTTAGGCTAGATGCTTACGAAAATGCCAAGATTTATAAAGAGAGAACTAAAAAATGGCATGACGGGCACATACTAAGGAAAGAATTCAAGGAAGGAGAACTCGTACTCCTCTTCAACTCTAGGCTAAGGCTATTTCCTGGAAAACTTCGTTCCAGATGGTCAGGACCGTTTAAAATAACTAAAGTCTTTAAAAATGGGGCCGTAGAAATCAAGAGTAAATCAAACGCAACATTCATTGTTAATGGACAGCGTTTAAAACACTACTATTTCCCCAACGACGGAGATCACTACTCAAGTTTAAAGTTAGATGATCTCCCACCTGAAACCTAG